The Methanobacterium sp. region GGAAATATCAACGCAAAGACTTGAAAGACTTCTAGACAAATTCGAAGAAATTCCCAGAGTATTACAGAATTTCGTTAAAGATAGAATAGTTCCTGATTTCCAGAGACTCACACAATACACTCGAAACCCAAACGTGCCACGAACAACCAGTTGCAATGAAAACTACTACAGACAAACATTACCAGATGAATTAAAAAGAAAATACAGAACACCAAACGGAACAATCAATTATTTGCTAAAACAAATGGAAAACTGGACAGAAAAACACATAAAAAATACCAACTCCCAATAACTTTACAGACCCATTTTTTAAATATATTTATAAATAAAAAGGAATTAACTGATATTAAAGGTGAAAATATGGAAAAGAAAAAATATGAAAAACCAGAACTAAGCTTATATGGCAATATAGAAGAAATAACAAAAGGACCTGGTGGAACACAACCAGAAGGTTCAGGATTTCAATCATAGATCTT contains the following coding sequences:
- a CDS encoding lasso RiPP family leader peptide-containing protein, coding for MEKKKYEKPELSLYGNIEEITKGPGGTQPEGSGFQS